In Macadamia integrifolia cultivar HAES 741 chromosome 13, SCU_Mint_v3, whole genome shotgun sequence, one DNA window encodes the following:
- the LOC122060126 gene encoding probable F-box protein At1g65740, protein MVMAAQTQKANKWSELSEELVAMICESISLYVDYIRFRSVCVSWRRKSSLSKTHINHHHHPSRQRQRQFFPFVLLHCDQEEDEEDNSDTSNVGLLSIPENSKIYHPRGLLQSKEFLSMHCLGSSHGWLVMVDENTPPGSMYLINPFTKAQLPLPPTSLFLDVEYQPYRVGEECRRIRTLTQLNRSRVRKVVLSSSPSSSCQFQSSDVVAIAIFAIPNKLVFSRPGDKAWASFGSDHPFIDILFYRDHLYALRQLCSINNNESVMNYDILVFHMYMCGRYPIHPKLVETLKPPKVCHSRLGRPKHCRWGSPYLVESCGDLLIVEREEVLMPLPKPSLDGSNDLNCFKTVGFNVYKLCLGNSSSDDNKNSSTWEQTKNLGERMLFLGLNSAFSLSAYDFPPGCCRGNCIYFTHHHFGGGGFNSNHEWNLEIDEFDMGVFNLKEEHIEPLMIPLQGHSYRGHHPMGTVRPSPIWLSPNPY, encoded by the coding sequence ATGGTAATGGCAGCTCAAACTCAGAAGGCCAACAAGTGGTCAGAGCTTTCAGAGGAGTTGGTTGCTATGATATGTGAGAGTATCAGTCTATATGTTGATTATATTCGATTTCGCAGTGTGTGTGTCTCATGGCGGCGGAAATCTTCACTTTCAAAAACTCACATcaaccaccatcaccacccATCCCGGCAGCGGCAGCGCCAATTTTTCCCCTTTGTGTTGCTACATTGTGAtcaggaggaggatgaggaggataATAGTGATACCAGTAATGTTGGATTATTGAGCATACCTGAGAATAGTAAGATTTATCATCCCCGTGGTCTTCTTCAAAGTAAGGAGTTTTTAAGCATGCACTGTCTTGGATCCTCTCATGGTTGGCTGGTTATGGTAGATGAAAATACTCCTCCCGGTTCCATGTATCTCATCAATCCTTTTACCAAGGCCCAACTCCCCCTTCCACCCACCTCCCTGTTTCTTGATGTAGAGTACCAACCTTACAGAGTTGGTGAAGAATGCAGACGCATTAGAACTTTAACTCAGTTAAACCGCTCAAGGGTGAGAAAAGTTGTCTTATCATCAAGCCCCTCTTCTTCTTGTCAATTTCAATCTTCTGACGTTGTGGCCATAGCCATATTTGCAATCCCAAATAAATTGGTCTTCTCTAGACCTGGAGACAAGGCATGGGCTAGTTTTGGCTCAGATCATCCATTCATTGATATCTTATTCTACAGAGACCATCTCTATGCCTTAAGACAATTGTGTAGCATAAACAATAATGAGAGCGTGATGAACTATGATATCTTAGTCTTTCACATGTACATGTGTGGTAGGTATCCTATTCATCCAAAGcttgtagaaaccctaaaacctccCAAGGTATGTCATTCTAGATTGGGACGACCTAAGCATTGTAGATGGGGATCTCCTTATCTGGTAGAGTCGTGTGGTGACTTGCTAATAGTTGAGAGGGAAGAAGTATTAATGCCACTGCCAAAACCTAGTCTGGATGGAAGCAATGATCTCAATTGTTTTAAAACAGTTGGCTTCAATGTCTATAAGTTGTGTCTAGGAAACAGTAGTAGCGATGACAACAAGAATTCTTCAACTTGGGAGCAGACAAAGAACTTGGGCGAGAGGATGTTGTTTTTGGGATTGAATTCTGCTTTTTCTCTTTCAGCGTATGATTTCCCTCCTGGATGCTGTAGAGGGAATTGCATCTATTTCACTCATCATCATTTCGGCGGTGGTGGTTTCAACTCGaaccatgaatggaatttagaaaTAGATGAATTCGACATGGGTGTATTCAACTTGAAAGAAGAACACATTGAGCCATTGATGATTCCATTACAAGGACATTCTTACAGAGGACATCATCCCATGGGAACAGTTCGTCCCTCACCAATTTGGCTTAGTCCCAACCCatattaa